In Trichoplusia ni isolate ovarian cell line Hi5 chromosome 7, tn1, whole genome shotgun sequence, a single genomic region encodes these proteins:
- the LOC113495585 gene encoding uncharacterized protein LOC113495585 isoform X2 — protein sequence MHHKVTGWALLALISSSMILHTLAYPQQHVPLISQATSSVRTHNPQYYSNSLPVPQQEQAQERKFAEKPNALKKVALDDIDDIQTNSISEGGFSWSNMLGMLMQMFFNPGTTGPNKSDNIDTDAVSSSPWANLLSIGLKFLTAILGGGASSDGIDKVDNGSSPMQFINIVVNLLDALKTSFSHRSLAARSMGRKDSVSDAALAGIAMFKTYVRSFGTDDDKCLQKYVCDANNECADDIGPKSVFCQFGTYAASFVLERQSGGTFNDFYEAGRRGRSGVDCRQMYLQCNEV from the exons ATGCATCACAAAGTGACAGGATGGGCGCTGCTGGCGCTAATAAGCTCCTCCATGATCCTCCACACGCTCGCGTATCCACAACAGCATGTCCCTCTCATATCACAG GCAACAAGTAGTGTGAGAACGCACAATCCTCAATACTACAGCAACTCATTACCAGTACCACAACAGGAGCAAGCTCAAGAGCGTAAATTCGCAGAGAAACCTAATGCTTTGAAAAAAGTTGCTCTGGATGACATTGATGACATACAGACCAACTCTATTTCCGAAGGGGGCTTCTCATGGTCTAACATGCTTG GTATGCTAATGCAAATGTTTTTCAACCCCGGTACAACAGGACCTAATAAAAGTGACAACATCGATACCGACGCTGTTTCGTCATCACCTTGGGCTAACTTACTGTCTATAGGCCTCAAATTCTTGACCGCTATCCTCGGAGGTGGAGCTTCCAGCGATGGTATTGATAAAGTAGACAACGGCTCTTCCCCCATGcag TTCATCAACATCGTCGTAAATCTCTTGGACGCCTTGAAGACCTCATTCTCTCATAGGTCGCTGGCTGCGCGGTCAATGGGCCGCAAGGACTCAGTCAGTGACGCAGCACTAGCCGGCATTGCTATGTTCAAAACCTACGTAAGATCCTTCGGAACCGATGACGACAAGTGTCTGCAGAAGTACGTCTGCGATGCTAACAACGAGTGCGCTGATGACATTGGCCCCAAGAGTGTGTTCTGTCAATTCGGAAC atacgCTGCCAGTTTCGTGTTGGAAAGGCAATCCGGTGGTACTTTTAACGACTTCTACGAAGCCGGTCGCCGAGGGCGCTCTGGAGTGGACTGTCGCCAAATGTATCTACAGTGCAATGAAGTTTAA
- the LOC113495585 gene encoding uncharacterized protein LOC113495585 isoform X1 codes for MHHKVTGWALLALISSSMILHTLAYPQQHVPLISQATSSVRTHNPQYYSNSLPVPQQEQAQERKFAEKPNALKKVALDDIDDIQTNSISEGGFSWSNMLGMLMQMFFNPGTTGPNKSDNIDTDAVSSSPWANLLSIGLKFLTAILGGGASSDGIDKVDNGSSPMQGILAAVLSSMLGANDPDRVASMAKQAGEFINIVVNLLDALKTSFSHRSLAARSMGRKDSVSDAALAGIAMFKTYVRSFGTDDDKCLQKYVCDANNECADDIGPKSVFCQFGTYAASFVLERQSGGTFNDFYEAGRRGRSGVDCRQMYLQCNEV; via the exons ATGCATCACAAAGTGACAGGATGGGCGCTGCTGGCGCTAATAAGCTCCTCCATGATCCTCCACACGCTCGCGTATCCACAACAGCATGTCCCTCTCATATCACAG GCAACAAGTAGTGTGAGAACGCACAATCCTCAATACTACAGCAACTCATTACCAGTACCACAACAGGAGCAAGCTCAAGAGCGTAAATTCGCAGAGAAACCTAATGCTTTGAAAAAAGTTGCTCTGGATGACATTGATGACATACAGACCAACTCTATTTCCGAAGGGGGCTTCTCATGGTCTAACATGCTTG GTATGCTAATGCAAATGTTTTTCAACCCCGGTACAACAGGACCTAATAAAAGTGACAACATCGATACCGACGCTGTTTCGTCATCACCTTGGGCTAACTTACTGTCTATAGGCCTCAAATTCTTGACCGCTATCCTCGGAGGTGGAGCTTCCAGCGATGGTATTGATAAAGTAGACAACGGCTCTTCCCCCATGcag GGTATATTGGCTGCGGTTCTGTCGTCGATGCTCGGTGCAAATGATCCCGATCGTGTCGCCTCCATGGCAAAGCAGGCTGGAGAG TTCATCAACATCGTCGTAAATCTCTTGGACGCCTTGAAGACCTCATTCTCTCATAGGTCGCTGGCTGCGCGGTCAATGGGCCGCAAGGACTCAGTCAGTGACGCAGCACTAGCCGGCATTGCTATGTTCAAAACCTACGTAAGATCCTTCGGAACCGATGACGACAAGTGTCTGCAGAAGTACGTCTGCGATGCTAACAACGAGTGCGCTGATGACATTGGCCCCAAGAGTGTGTTCTGTCAATTCGGAAC atacgCTGCCAGTTTCGTGTTGGAAAGGCAATCCGGTGGTACTTTTAACGACTTCTACGAAGCCGGTCGCCGAGGGCGCTCTGGAGTGGACTGTCGCCAAATGTATCTACAGTGCAATGAAGTTTAA